The following are from one region of the Cytobacillus firmus genome:
- a CDS encoding anti-sigma factor domain-containing protein, protein MKTGIIMEINERFLTLLTPEGEFLRARKQDQAYAIGQEIVFFPIELKNGKLSRPLSIFRLSRGKGIMAAAFAMILAIVSFLPFLQNDEVYAYMSIDVNPSIELGVNQEYQVVELIPYNEEGKLIIQNIKNWKKNSIHEVADKILLQIKKQGYFKENKEVVIAAVYTEQNKEADERIQKELADIKKAAQKEQLEVTLLEASEEEREAAIDKGLSPGLYKENKIKAGSADKKVSEPVNKEKQSGKASTAPQKPAEKSQSQLKQKDWRVKKDKEEKKAVPGQIKRSENQHKHSKQQNNKADNSNGNGNHHENNHDDRHNNKDKKNQGDRVKAPNNQNPPNGGHRANEKRIKPDKNHKDKKDNWKNKGGNGPEGKHKERDHRDDHSGNKQGKHQEKGKR, encoded by the coding sequence GTGAAAACAGGTATAATCATGGAAATAAACGAACGTTTTTTAACACTATTAACCCCGGAAGGAGAATTTCTGCGTGCCCGAAAACAAGATCAGGCATACGCAATAGGCCAGGAAATTGTCTTCTTCCCAATAGAACTGAAAAACGGAAAATTGTCGCGTCCTCTATCTATTTTTAGATTATCCAGAGGAAAAGGAATAATGGCAGCAGCATTTGCGATGATACTCGCAATCGTGTCTTTTCTGCCGTTTTTGCAAAACGACGAAGTGTACGCTTATATGTCAATAGACGTTAATCCGAGTATTGAATTAGGGGTCAATCAGGAATATCAGGTAGTAGAACTCATTCCTTATAATGAAGAAGGAAAACTTATTATCCAGAATATCAAGAACTGGAAAAAGAACAGCATTCATGAAGTGGCTGACAAAATTCTCCTTCAGATAAAGAAGCAGGGCTATTTTAAGGAAAATAAAGAGGTAGTCATTGCTGCCGTGTATACAGAACAGAATAAAGAAGCGGATGAGCGTATTCAGAAAGAGTTAGCAGATATAAAAAAAGCGGCACAAAAAGAGCAGCTTGAGGTAACTTTACTGGAAGCAAGTGAAGAGGAAAGAGAAGCAGCTATTGATAAAGGGCTGTCACCTGGTTTGTATAAAGAAAATAAAATTAAGGCTGGCAGTGCCGATAAGAAAGTTTCTGAGCCAGTGAATAAGGAGAAACAATCAGGTAAAGCATCTACTGCTCCACAAAAACCTGCTGAAAAATCTCAAAGCCAATTAAAACAGAAAGACTGGCGCGTAAAGAAAGATAAGGAAGAAAAGAAGGCTGTTCCCGGGCAGATAAAGAGATCAGAAAATCAGCATAAACATTCTAAACAGCAAAATAACAAAGCTGATAACAGCAATGGAAATGGCAATCACCATGAGAATAATCATGATGATAGACATAATAATAAAGATAAGAAAAACCAGGGAGATAGGGTGAAAGCCCCAAACAATCAAAATCCTCCTAACGGCGGCCATAGGGCCAATGAAAAAAGGATTAAACCTGATAAAAATCATAAAGATAAAAAAGATAATTGGAAAAATAAAGGCGGAAACGGTCCTGAGGGGAAGCATAAAGAAAGGGACCATCGAGATGATCACAGTGGAAATAAACAAGGGAAACACCAGGAAAAAGGAAAAAGATAA
- the glcD gene encoding glycolate oxidase subunit GlcD: protein MVDVQIKEKFIAIVGAENYDDSKAGRLVYSYDATPNFQSMPDAVISPRNAQEISQILKICSSRGIPIVPRGSGTNLCAGTCPTEGGIVLLFKHMNKIIEIDEENLTATVQPGVITLDMINQVEARGLFYPPDPSSMKISTIGGNINENSGGLRGLKYGVTRDYVMGLEAVLANGDIIRTGGKLAKDVAGYDFTRLLVGSEGTLGIITEATLKLIPLPEAKKTMLALFQDLEQAAKSVSKIIADKIIPATLEFLDQPTLKAVEDFAQIGLPTDVKAVLLIEQDGPVDVVEKDMQKMAEICQKQGAVSVQLAKSEEEAEALRTARRAALSALARLKPTTILEDATVPRSEIANMVRAINEISQKYGLSICTFGHAGDGNLHPTCPADARDKNEMERVEKAFEEIFIKAIELGGTITGEHGVGVMKAPYLELKLGQAGIDAMKAVKTGLDPNNILNPGKIFAKDNRKRVVVTQ, encoded by the coding sequence TTGGTTGACGTACAAATAAAAGAAAAATTTATCGCCATTGTCGGCGCAGAAAATTATGATGACTCTAAAGCTGGGCGCCTCGTTTATTCTTATGATGCTACTCCTAATTTCCAATCGATGCCAGATGCGGTGATCAGTCCCCGAAACGCTCAGGAAATTTCCCAGATCCTCAAAATTTGCAGCAGCAGAGGAATTCCAATCGTCCCCAGAGGATCAGGCACCAATTTATGTGCAGGCACCTGTCCCACAGAAGGCGGAATTGTTCTCCTGTTTAAGCATATGAATAAAATTATTGAAATCGATGAAGAAAACCTGACAGCTACAGTACAGCCGGGTGTTATCACACTTGATATGATTAATCAGGTCGAAGCAAGAGGGCTATTTTATCCCCCTGATCCAAGTTCAATGAAAATAAGCACAATCGGCGGAAACATCAATGAAAATTCAGGCGGACTGCGCGGATTGAAATATGGCGTTACAAGGGACTATGTAATGGGGCTGGAAGCTGTACTTGCGAACGGAGACATTATCAGAACTGGCGGCAAGCTTGCAAAGGACGTGGCCGGTTATGACTTTACCAGGCTGCTGGTTGGATCTGAAGGAACTTTAGGGATTATTACGGAAGCCACATTAAAGTTAATTCCGCTTCCTGAAGCAAAAAAGACCATGCTTGCTCTCTTTCAGGATCTGGAACAAGCTGCGAAATCCGTCTCAAAGATCATCGCTGACAAAATCATTCCGGCCACGCTTGAATTTTTAGATCAGCCAACACTAAAAGCAGTAGAGGATTTCGCACAAATCGGTTTGCCGACTGATGTTAAAGCTGTACTTCTTATCGAACAGGATGGGCCGGTTGACGTTGTGGAAAAGGATATGCAAAAAATGGCTGAAATCTGCCAAAAGCAAGGAGCTGTATCGGTACAGCTTGCAAAATCTGAAGAAGAAGCCGAAGCCTTAAGGACAGCAAGACGTGCGGCCTTATCGGCTCTTGCACGCCTAAAGCCGACCACCATTCTTGAAGACGCTACAGTGCCAAGATCTGAAATTGCCAATATGGTAAGAGCCATAAACGAAATTTCTCAAAAATACGGGCTTTCCATCTGTACCTTTGGCCATGCAGGTGATGGAAACCTTCATCCGACATGCCCTGCAGATGCCCGGGATAAAAACGAAATGGAACGGGTTGAAAAAGCGTTTGAAGAGATTTTTATCAAGGCGATCGAACTTGGAGGAACAATAACAGGGGAACATGGAGTAGGAGTCATGAAAGCTCCTTATCTTGAACTGAAACTGGGCCAGGCAGGGATTGATGCCATGAAGGCTGTAAAGACTGGCTTAGACCCCAATAATATTCTTAATCCCGGCAAAATTTTTGCCAAGGACAACAGAAAACGTGTGGTGGTTACACAATGA
- the sigI gene encoding RNA polymerase sigma factor SigI, whose translation MPKKRKKSLEETVKLIQQGNAALNNELIESYKPFIAKTVSSVCKRYIHESDDEFSIGLIAFNEAIQKYSPDKGSSLISFSEVLIKRRVIDYIRKQSKFQNLSFNGASNLEDDDTASSAIEDELSIEDYRKKTDEELRKEEIVQFTQILQEFGLTFSDLIEQSPKHADARKNAMTVAKILVDNEELKSILFDKKKLPIKQLEGYVSLSRKTIERNRKYIIAISLILTGDYVFLKDYIKGVLET comes from the coding sequence ATGCCGAAAAAGCGTAAAAAATCGCTCGAAGAAACGGTTAAATTAATACAGCAGGGAAATGCAGCATTGAATAATGAGCTAATAGAGTCATATAAGCCGTTTATTGCTAAAACAGTATCATCAGTCTGCAAGAGGTATATTCATGAATCTGATGATGAATTTAGCATTGGCCTCATAGCTTTTAATGAAGCCATTCAAAAGTACAGTCCTGATAAGGGAAGTTCACTCATCAGTTTTTCGGAAGTGCTGATTAAAAGGCGTGTTATTGATTATATCCGTAAGCAATCCAAATTTCAGAATCTCAGCTTTAATGGAGCCTCTAATCTGGAAGATGATGATACGGCCAGCTCGGCAATAGAAGATGAGTTGTCAATTGAAGACTACAGGAAAAAAACAGATGAAGAACTGAGGAAAGAAGAAATTGTCCAGTTTACGCAGATTCTTCAGGAATTCGGCCTTACCTTCAGTGATTTGATTGAACAATCCCCAAAACATGCGGATGCACGAAAAAATGCGATGACTGTAGCCAAAATTCTGGTTGATAATGAAGAGCTCAAAAGTATTCTTTTTGACAAAAAAAAGCTGCCGATAAAGCAGCTGGAGGGTTATGTATCTTTAAGCAGAAAAACAATAGAGAGAAATAGAAAATATATAATTGCCATATCATTGATATTAACTGGCGATTATGTCTTTTTAAAGGATTATATCAAAGGGGTGTTGGAAACGTGA
- a CDS encoding alpha/beta-type small acid-soluble spore protein, whose product MARSSNKLLVPGIEQYMDQVKYEIAQEFGVQLGSDTVSRSNGSVGGEITKRLVQQAQAQMSGQNNQ is encoded by the coding sequence ATGGCAAGAAGCAGCAATAAGCTTTTAGTTCCTGGTATTGAACAATACATGGACCAGGTTAAATATGAAATTGCCCAGGAATTTGGTGTTCAATTAGGCTCTGATACAGTATCCCGGTCTAACGGATCTGTAGGCGGAGAAATTACTAAGCGGCTTGTCCAGCAAGCTCAAGCACAAATGTCCGGCCAGAATAATCAATAA
- a CDS encoding (Fe-S)-binding protein, producing MTTLKEQTIIQEEFVKRMDEDELLNCMRCGFCLPSCPTYVESGFKEAHSPRGRIALMKAVADGLIEPDEDVERSLDLCLGCRACEPVCPSGVKYGHLLEEARDIINQNKKHSLPVRAVRNLVFTGLFPHQNRMRAAAGLLGFYQRSGLQSAARKTGMLNWLPKNLSAMEKVLPQVPKLKEMKNRPSYFPADKPVKKAAFFTGCLMDTMFLETNNATIKLLQLAGCEIHIPQNQACCGALHGHSGEKQTAKDLAKRNIEAFEKLDADYIISNAGGCGAFLIDYGHLLKDDREWHERAVKFSEKLKDISQILYELEFHKKVHLELPGQVVTYQDSCHLRNVMKTSIAPRTLLNSIRGIEFREMKDADRCCGSAGIYNIVESEMSMQILDHKMIQAKSANAAVIATSNPGCLLQMKLGIEREGLQHKIKAVHIADILLEAACEK from the coding sequence ATGACAACATTAAAAGAACAGACAATCATTCAGGAAGAGTTTGTGAAGCGAATGGATGAAGATGAGCTCCTGAATTGCATGCGCTGTGGCTTTTGCCTTCCTTCATGCCCTACTTATGTCGAGTCAGGCTTTAAAGAAGCGCACTCCCCAAGGGGAAGGATTGCATTAATGAAAGCTGTTGCTGACGGATTGATTGAACCTGATGAAGATGTTGAGAGATCACTTGATCTTTGCCTGGGCTGCCGGGCATGCGAGCCTGTATGCCCTTCAGGGGTAAAATATGGACACTTGCTGGAAGAAGCGAGGGATATCATTAACCAGAATAAGAAACACTCACTTCCGGTAAGGGCGGTTCGCAATTTGGTCTTTACAGGGCTTTTCCCCCATCAGAACAGAATGAGGGCAGCTGCAGGGCTTTTGGGCTTTTATCAGCGTTCTGGCCTGCAGTCGGCCGCCAGAAAAACAGGGATGCTGAATTGGCTTCCAAAAAACCTCAGTGCAATGGAAAAGGTGCTTCCTCAAGTGCCAAAATTAAAAGAAATGAAAAATAGGCCATCCTATTTCCCGGCAGATAAGCCGGTAAAGAAAGCCGCTTTTTTCACCGGGTGCTTAATGGACACGATGTTCCTTGAAACTAATAATGCAACAATAAAGCTTCTCCAGCTTGCCGGATGTGAAATTCATATTCCTCAAAATCAGGCTTGCTGCGGTGCTCTTCACGGTCATAGCGGTGAAAAGCAGACAGCTAAAGATCTGGCTAAACGGAACATAGAAGCTTTTGAAAAACTGGACGCTGACTATATCATCTCAAATGCAGGAGGATGCGGGGCATTCCTTATTGACTATGGCCACCTGCTTAAAGATGACCGGGAATGGCATGAAAGAGCTGTAAAGTTTTCGGAAAAACTTAAAGACATCAGCCAAATTCTATATGAACTTGAATTTCATAAAAAAGTTCATCTTGAGCTTCCGGGGCAGGTCGTAACCTATCAGGATTCCTGCCATTTGCGCAATGTCATGAAAACCTCCATAGCACCTCGTACCCTTCTGAATTCAATAAGGGGCATTGAATTCAGGGAAATGAAAGATGCAGACAGATGCTGTGGTTCTGCCGGTATTTATAATATTGTTGAATCTGAAATGTCTATGCAAATACTTGATCATAAAATGATTCAGGCCAAGTCAGCAAATGCTGCGGTGATTGCGACCTCTAATCCAGGCTGTCTTCTGCAAATGAAGCTGGGGATCGAACGGGAAGGTTTACAGCATAAGATTAAAGCAGTTCACATCGCAGACATCCTACTGGAGGCTGCCTGTGAAAAATAA